One segment of Micromonospora parathelypteridis DNA contains the following:
- a CDS encoding NADP-dependent oxidoreductase — MTSNREIHLASRPVGWPSEDTFRLVETDVPTPGPGQIVVRNQYLSVDPYMRGRMNDVKSYVAPFALDAPLDGGAIGEVVASEAPDIAVGDTVLHGLGWREYALLDATAARKVDPTLAPVSAYLSVLGMPGLTAYAGLLDVAAMKPGETVFVSAAAGSVGSLVGQIAKLKGAGRVVGSAGSAAKVERLRALGFDAAFDYHDGSVRASLREAAPDGVDVYFDNVGGDHLEAAISAMKLHGRVAICGMIAQYNDTEPPAAPRNLAQIIAKRLTLRGFLVGDHGHVRAEFVRDVAGWLADGTLSYDETIVDGIENAPAAFLGLLRGDNLGKMLVRV; from the coding sequence GTGACCAGCAACCGCGAGATCCACCTGGCCAGCCGCCCTGTGGGCTGGCCCTCCGAGGACACCTTCCGGCTCGTCGAGACTGACGTTCCGACCCCCGGGCCGGGCCAGATCGTGGTCCGCAACCAGTACCTGTCCGTCGACCCCTACATGCGCGGACGGATGAACGACGTCAAGTCGTACGTGGCACCGTTCGCGCTCGACGCGCCGCTGGACGGGGGCGCGATCGGCGAGGTGGTGGCCAGCGAGGCGCCGGACATCGCCGTCGGCGACACCGTCCTGCACGGGCTGGGCTGGCGGGAGTACGCGCTGCTCGACGCGACCGCCGCCCGTAAGGTCGACCCGACGCTCGCCCCGGTCAGCGCGTACCTGAGCGTGCTGGGCATGCCCGGCCTGACCGCGTACGCCGGGTTGTTGGACGTGGCCGCGATGAAACCCGGCGAGACGGTCTTCGTCTCCGCCGCGGCCGGCTCGGTGGGCAGCCTGGTCGGCCAGATCGCCAAGCTCAAGGGTGCCGGCCGGGTGGTCGGCAGCGCCGGCTCGGCGGCCAAGGTCGAGCGGTTGCGGGCGTTGGGCTTCGACGCCGCCTTCGACTACCACGACGGGTCGGTCCGCGCCTCGCTGCGCGAGGCCGCCCCGGACGGCGTCGACGTCTACTTCGACAACGTCGGTGGCGATCACCTGGAGGCGGCGATCTCGGCCATGAAGCTGCACGGCCGGGTCGCCATCTGCGGCATGATCGCGCAGTACAACGACACCGAGCCACCGGCCGCGCCACGCAACCTGGCGCAGATCATCGCCAAGCGACTCACCCTGCGTGGGTTCCTGGTCGGCGACCACGGCCACGTCCGTGCGGAGTTCGTCCGTGACGTCGCCGGCTGGCTGGCCGACGGCACGCTGTCTTACGACGAGACGATCGTGGACGGCATCGAGAACGCACCAGCGGCGTTCCTCGGCCTGCTGCGCGGCGACAACCTCGGCAAGATGCTCGTCCGGGTCTGA
- a CDS encoding organic hydroperoxide resistance protein: protein MQVLYTASATASGDGRDGHVETSDGTFTLDLAVPKEMGGAGGAANPEQLFAAGYAACFHGALRLVARRAKADVTGSVVGAEVGIGPNGSGGFGLTVGLVVDLPAVPRDAAEQLVEQAHQVCPYSNATRGNIDVTLTVRETLPA, encoded by the coding sequence ATGCAGGTTCTCTACACCGCGTCCGCGACCGCGAGCGGCGACGGCCGCGACGGCCACGTCGAGACCTCCGACGGCACCTTCACCCTCGACCTGGCCGTGCCGAAGGAGATGGGTGGCGCCGGCGGCGCCGCCAACCCCGAGCAGCTCTTCGCCGCCGGCTACGCGGCCTGCTTCCACGGCGCGCTGCGACTGGTGGCCCGTCGGGCCAAGGCCGACGTGACCGGCTCGGTCGTCGGCGCCGAGGTGGGCATCGGCCCGAACGGCAGCGGCGGCTTCGGGCTCACCGTGGGACTCGTCGTCGACCTGCCCGCCGTGCCCCGCGACGCCGCCGAGCAGCTCGTCGAGCAGGCCCACCAGGTCTGCCCGTACTCGAACGCGACCCGCGGCAACATCGACGTCACGCTGACCGTCCGCGAGACCCTGCCCGCGTGA
- a CDS encoding MarR family winged helix-turn-helix transcriptional regulator: MTDDLVLRRQVCFALYAASRALTDVYRPILDELGLTYPQYLVLLVLWERPDDAPTVSELGAELRLDSGTLSPLLKRLEGAGLVVRRRSARDERRVEVGLTEQGRALRQQVDEVPLQIARATGLGITELVALRDTLTRVTDTIHRQKEQ; encoded by the coding sequence GTGACCGATGACCTGGTGCTGCGCCGGCAGGTGTGCTTCGCGCTCTACGCCGCGTCGCGCGCACTGACCGACGTCTACCGGCCGATCCTCGACGAGCTCGGGCTGACCTACCCGCAGTACCTGGTGCTGCTGGTGCTCTGGGAACGCCCCGACGACGCCCCCACGGTGTCCGAGCTGGGGGCCGAGCTGCGGCTGGACTCCGGCACGCTCTCCCCGCTGCTCAAGCGGCTGGAGGGGGCGGGCCTGGTGGTCCGGCGGCGGTCGGCCCGCGACGAGCGGCGGGTCGAGGTGGGCCTCACCGAGCAGGGCCGGGCGCTGCGGCAGCAGGTGGACGAGGTCCCGCTGCAGATCGCCCGGGCCACCGGACTCGGCATCACCGAGCTGGTCGCGCTGCGCGACACCCTCACCCGGGTCACCGACACCATCCACCGACAGAAGGAGCAGTGA
- a CDS encoding Rid family hydrolase: MTTTRLGSGGPWEQRYGYSRVVRAGERAWTAGCTATVDGRVVHVGDAAAQTAQALRIALAALAEVGAEPGDVVRTRMYVTDRLHADEVGRAHNAVFGAVRPAATLVVVAGLLDPEHLVEVEVEAYLGDR; this comes from the coding sequence GTGACGACCACCCGGCTCGGCTCGGGCGGTCCGTGGGAGCAGCGGTACGGCTACTCCCGGGTGGTGCGGGCCGGTGAGCGGGCCTGGACGGCCGGTTGCACGGCCACCGTGGACGGTCGGGTGGTGCATGTCGGTGATGCCGCGGCGCAGACCGCGCAGGCGTTGCGGATCGCGCTGGCCGCGCTCGCCGAGGTGGGCGCGGAGCCGGGCGACGTGGTCCGGACCAGGATGTACGTGACCGACCGGCTGCACGCCGACGAGGTGGGCCGGGCGCACAACGCGGTCTTCGGCGCGGTCCGGCCGGCGGCGACCTTGGTGGTGGTGGCCGGTCTGCTGGACCCGGAGCACCTGGTCGAGGTGGAGGTGGAGGCGTACCTCGGCGATCGCTGA
- the priA gene encoding bifunctional 1-(5-phosphoribosyl)-5-((5-phosphoribosylamino)methylideneamino)imidazole-4-carboxamide isomerase/phosphoribosylanthranilate isomerase PriA, translating into MSLTLLPAVDVADGRAVRLVQGAVGSESIYGDPLDSALAWQQDGAEWIHLVDLDAAFGRGTNAHLLAEVVRQLDVKVELSGGIRDDESLRAALGTGAARVNIGTAALEDPVWCDRVVGEYGDRVAIGLDVRGHTLSARGWTRDGGDLYEVLERLDKAGASRYVVTDITKDGTMRGPNLDLLREVCSRTDRPVIASGGVSTLDDLRALATLESDGVEGVIAGKALYAGAFTVAEALRTLAAA; encoded by the coding sequence TTGAGCCTCACCCTGTTACCCGCCGTGGATGTCGCCGACGGCCGGGCCGTCCGGCTCGTGCAGGGCGCCGTCGGAAGCGAGAGCATCTACGGTGACCCGTTGGACTCCGCCCTGGCCTGGCAGCAGGACGGCGCCGAGTGGATCCACCTGGTCGACCTGGACGCGGCGTTCGGTCGGGGCACCAACGCGCACCTGCTCGCCGAGGTGGTGCGCCAGTTGGACGTGAAGGTGGAGTTGTCCGGCGGCATCCGTGACGACGAGTCGCTGCGCGCGGCGCTGGGCACCGGGGCGGCCCGGGTGAACATCGGCACCGCGGCCCTGGAGGACCCGGTCTGGTGTGACCGGGTGGTCGGGGAGTACGGCGACCGGGTCGCCATCGGGTTGGACGTACGGGGTCACACCCTCTCGGCGCGTGGCTGGACCCGTGACGGCGGTGACCTGTACGAGGTGCTGGAGCGGCTGGACAAGGCGGGCGCGAGTCGGTATGTGGTCACCGACATCACCAAGGACGGCACGATGCGCGGACCGAACCTGGACCTGCTGCGCGAGGTGTGTTCCCGCACCGACCGGCCGGTGATCGCCTCCGGTGGCGTGTCCACGCTGGACGACCTGCGGGCGTTGGCCACCCTGGAGTCGGACGGGGTGGAGGGTGTCATCGCCGGCAAGGCGCTCTACGCGGGGGCCTTCACGGTGGCCGAGGCGCTGCGGACCCTGGCTGCGGCGTGA
- the hisH gene encoding imidazole glycerol phosphate synthase subunit HisH, whose product MSAVVVLDYGSGNLRSAERALAAAGADVRVTDDLTAAAAADGLVVPGVGAYAACMAGIEALGAGPVIAERVAAGRPVLGICVGMQVLFEHGDEHGVVTKGLGLLPGGVTRLAATRLPHMGWNTVRAPRESVLFAGLPEQSRFYFVHSYAMGDPAGLAAAGAAVTTAHHDTDFVAAVERGALSAAQFHPEKSADTGAALLRNWLATLPSGD is encoded by the coding sequence ATGAGTGCTGTGGTGGTGCTCGACTACGGCTCGGGGAACCTGCGCTCGGCGGAGCGGGCCCTGGCCGCCGCCGGCGCGGACGTACGGGTGACCGACGACCTGACCGCCGCGGCCGCCGCCGATGGTCTCGTGGTGCCGGGGGTGGGCGCGTACGCCGCGTGCATGGCTGGGATCGAGGCGCTTGGCGCCGGCCCGGTGATCGCCGAGCGGGTGGCCGCCGGCCGGCCGGTGCTCGGGATCTGCGTGGGCATGCAGGTGCTCTTCGAGCACGGTGACGAGCACGGTGTGGTGACCAAGGGGCTCGGGCTGCTGCCCGGCGGGGTGACCCGACTGGCCGCCACCCGGTTGCCGCACATGGGCTGGAACACGGTCCGGGCACCCCGGGAGTCGGTGCTCTTCGCCGGGCTGCCGGAGCAGAGCCGGTTCTACTTCGTCCACTCGTACGCGATGGGCGACCCGGCGGGGCTGGCCGCCGCCGGGGCCGCGGTGACCACCGCCCACCACGACACGGATTTCGTCGCAGCGGTGGAGCGTGGTGCGCTCTCGGCGGCGCAGTTCCACCCGGAGAAGTCCGCCGACACCGGTGCCGCGCTGCTGCGCAACTGGCTCGCCACGCTGCCCAGCGGTGACTGA
- the hisB gene encoding imidazoleglycerol-phosphate dehydratase HisB has protein sequence MSRTARVERITKETKVLVEIDLDGTGTAEISTGVGFYDHMLHQIARHGGYDLTVRTVGDLEIDAHHTIEDTALALGAAFDQALGDKAGIRRYGSATVPMDEVLVRAAVDLSGRPYVVHDEPALAPYIGPVYATSMTRHIWESFGQAARVTLHVDVLRAARPGGHPDAHHVVEAQFKAVSRALREATAIDPRAAGAIPSTKGAL, from the coding sequence ATGAGTCGGACCGCCCGGGTGGAGCGGATCACCAAGGAGACCAAGGTCCTCGTCGAGATCGACCTCGACGGCACCGGCACCGCCGAGATCAGCACCGGCGTCGGCTTCTACGACCACATGCTGCACCAGATCGCCCGGCACGGCGGCTACGACCTGACCGTGCGCACCGTGGGTGACCTGGAGATCGACGCGCACCACACCATCGAGGACACCGCGCTCGCCCTGGGCGCCGCGTTCGACCAGGCGCTGGGCGACAAGGCCGGCATCCGACGGTACGGTTCGGCGACCGTACCGATGGACGAGGTGCTGGTCCGGGCGGCGGTGGACCTGTCCGGTCGGCCGTACGTGGTGCACGACGAGCCGGCACTGGCCCCGTACATCGGGCCGGTCTACGCGACCAGCATGACCCGGCACATCTGGGAGTCCTTCGGGCAGGCGGCCCGGGTCACGCTGCACGTCGACGTGCTGCGGGCGGCCCGGCCGGGCGGTCACCCGGACGCGCACCACGTGGTGGAGGCGCAGTTCAAGGCGGTCTCCAGGGCGTTGCGCGAGGCCACCGCGATCGACCCGCGCGCGGCCGGTGCCATTCCCAGCACGAAAGGTGCGCTCTGA
- a CDS encoding histidinol-phosphate transaminase, with translation MTNLEDLPIRADLRGLSPYGAPQLDVPVRLNTNENSHPVPEPVVEAIGKALAAELRELNRYPDRDAVALRADLAEYLGHGLTVEQVWAANGSNEIQQQLLQAFGGPGRSALGFVPAYSMHPLLALGSGTRWVPAQRGVDFGLTVEEAVAQVREHRPDVVFLCSPNNPTGTALDPAVIAAVLDVAPGMVVVDEAYAEFARPGTVSALAVLPGHPRLVVTRTMSKAFGFAGGRLGYLAADPAVVQAVQLVRLPYHLSALTQAAARAAVTHRDALLGTVSAIMVQRDRIVATLRERGLRVADSDANFVLFEVGGDQTTVWQALLAQGVLVRDVGLPGWLRVTAGTSAETDAFLSAMETV, from the coding sequence ATGACCAACCTGGAGGACCTGCCGATCCGTGCCGACCTGCGCGGGCTGTCGCCGTACGGGGCGCCGCAGCTGGACGTGCCGGTGCGGCTCAACACCAACGAGAATTCCCACCCGGTGCCGGAGCCGGTCGTCGAGGCGATCGGCAAGGCGCTCGCGGCCGAGCTGCGCGAGCTGAACCGCTACCCGGACCGGGACGCGGTGGCGCTCCGTGCCGACCTGGCCGAATATCTGGGGCACGGGCTCACCGTCGAGCAGGTGTGGGCGGCCAACGGCTCCAACGAGATCCAGCAGCAGTTGCTGCAGGCGTTCGGCGGGCCGGGGCGCAGCGCGCTCGGTTTCGTTCCGGCGTACTCGATGCACCCGCTGCTGGCCCTCGGCAGCGGCACCCGGTGGGTGCCCGCCCAGCGCGGCGTCGACTTCGGGTTGACCGTCGAGGAGGCGGTCGCCCAGGTCCGCGAGCACCGACCCGACGTGGTCTTCCTCTGCTCGCCGAACAACCCCACCGGCACGGCACTGGACCCGGCGGTGATCGCCGCGGTGCTCGACGTCGCGCCCGGCATGGTGGTCGTCGACGAGGCGTACGCCGAGTTCGCCCGACCCGGGACGGTCAGCGCGCTCGCGGTGTTGCCCGGCCACCCGCGGCTGGTGGTCACCCGGACGATGAGCAAGGCCTTCGGCTTCGCCGGCGGGCGGCTGGGTTACCTGGCCGCCGACCCGGCGGTGGTGCAGGCGGTGCAGCTCGTCCGACTGCCGTATCATCTCTCCGCGCTGACCCAGGCCGCCGCGCGCGCGGCGGTGACCCACCGCGACGCCCTCCTCGGCACGGTCAGCGCGATCATGGTGCAGCGGGACCGGATCGTGGCGACGCTGCGCGAGCGTGGGTTGCGGGTCGCCGACAGCGACGCCAACTTCGTGCTCTTCGAGGTGGGCGGCGACCAGACCACCGTCTGGCAGGCCCTGCTGGCGCAGGGGGTGCTGGTCCGCGACGTCGGCCTGCCCGGCTGGCTGCGCGTGACCGCCGGCACGTCCGCCGAGACCGACGCCTTCCTTTCTGCAATGGAGACAGTGTGA
- the hisD gene encoding histidinol dehydrogenase, which translates to MLNRIDLRDGLGDPRRLLPRAQLDVSVAVERIRPLVEAVREHGYPAIREASERFDGISPEILRVPVEAIAEAEGVLDPAVRAALLESITRARRVHADQRRTDHTTQVVPGGTVTERWLPVDRVGLYVPGGLAMYPSTVVMNVVPAQAAGVRSLVVVSPPQKDNGGLPDSRVLAACALLGVDEVYAVGGAQAVAMLAYGAAVDPTGERRCDPVDLITGPGNIWVTAAKRLLRGVVGIDAEAGPTEIAILADDTADPAHVAADLISQAEHDPLAASVLVTPSLALVESVERELAQQVPATKHTERVTTALTGEQSGVVLVDDLEAGLRVVDAYAAEHLEIQTVDAREWALRVRNAGAIFVGAWSPVSLGDYCAGSNHVLPTGGCARHSSGLSVQSFLRGVHLIEYTEAALRDVAPHVVTLAGAEDLPAHGQAVQARFPGESA; encoded by the coding sequence GTGCTGAATCGGATCGACCTGCGCGACGGTCTCGGTGACCCGCGCCGCCTGCTGCCCCGTGCCCAGCTCGACGTGTCGGTCGCCGTCGAGCGAATCCGGCCGCTGGTGGAGGCGGTCCGCGAGCATGGGTACCCGGCGATCCGGGAGGCCAGCGAGCGGTTCGACGGCATCTCCCCGGAGATCCTGCGGGTGCCGGTGGAGGCGATCGCCGAGGCCGAGGGGGTGCTCGACCCCGCAGTGCGCGCCGCGTTGCTGGAGTCGATCACCCGGGCCCGTCGGGTGCACGCGGACCAGCGGCGCACCGACCACACCACGCAGGTGGTGCCCGGTGGCACCGTCACCGAGCGGTGGTTGCCGGTCGACCGGGTCGGCCTCTACGTGCCCGGCGGCCTGGCGATGTACCCGTCGACCGTGGTGATGAACGTCGTGCCCGCCCAGGCGGCCGGGGTGCGCTCGCTGGTGGTGGTCAGCCCGCCGCAGAAGGACAACGGCGGCCTGCCCGACTCCCGGGTGCTCGCCGCGTGCGCGCTGCTCGGCGTCGACGAGGTGTACGCCGTGGGCGGGGCCCAGGCGGTGGCGATGCTGGCCTACGGCGCGGCCGTCGACCCGACGGGCGAGCGGCGGTGCGACCCGGTCGACCTGATCACCGGCCCCGGCAACATCTGGGTGACCGCCGCCAAGCGACTGCTGCGCGGTGTGGTCGGCATCGACGCCGAGGCGGGGCCGACCGAGATCGCCATCCTGGCCGACGACACGGCCGACCCGGCGCACGTCGCCGCCGACCTGATCAGTCAGGCCGAGCACGACCCGCTCGCCGCGAGCGTGCTGGTCACCCCGTCGCTGGCGCTGGTCGAGTCGGTCGAGCGGGAGTTGGCCCAGCAGGTGCCGGCGACCAAGCACACCGAGCGGGTCACCACGGCGTTGACCGGCGAGCAGAGCGGCGTGGTCCTGGTCGACGATCTTGAGGCGGGGCTGCGGGTGGTCGACGCGTACGCGGCCGAGCACCTGGAGATCCAGACGGTCGACGCCCGGGAGTGGGCGCTGCGGGTCCGCAACGCCGGGGCGATCTTTGTGGGCGCCTGGTCGCCGGTGTCACTCGGCGACTACTGCGCCGGGTCCAACCACGTGCTGCCCACCGGCGGCTGCGCCCGGCACTCCTCCGGGCTCTCCGTGCAGTCCTTCCTGCGCGGTGTGCACCTGATCGAGTACACCGAGGCGGCACTGCGCGACGTGGCCCCACACGTGGTCACCCTGGCAGGAGCGGAGGACCTGCCGGCCCACGGCCAGGCGGTCCAGGCCCGCTTCCCGGGAGAGTCGGCATGA
- a CDS encoding LON peptidase substrate-binding domain-containing protein — MTARLPVFPLATVLFPGLVLPLHIFEERYRALVRHLVDLPEGAPREFGVVAIQAGWEVAPAGPGARATPSAGDVTLHEVGCTAELRQVTELADGGFDIVTVGRRRFRIAEVDDSAAPYLTADVEWLPDPAGPDEVAELLAARVIAVFRQYLGLIRSDPEEISEQLPEDPTVLSHLVAATAALTVDDRQRLLAIDDTAARLRAELRLLNREAALLRQVRAVPVPLAELASPPTPN, encoded by the coding sequence GTGACCGCACGGCTGCCGGTTTTCCCGCTCGCAACGGTGCTCTTTCCGGGGTTGGTGCTGCCGTTGCACATCTTCGAGGAGCGCTACCGAGCGCTGGTCCGGCACCTTGTCGACCTGCCCGAGGGCGCGCCGCGTGAGTTCGGCGTGGTGGCAATCCAGGCGGGCTGGGAGGTCGCGCCCGCCGGGCCCGGCGCCCGCGCGACGCCGAGCGCCGGCGATGTCACCCTGCACGAGGTGGGCTGCACCGCCGAGCTGCGTCAGGTGACCGAGCTGGCCGATGGCGGCTTCGACATCGTCACGGTGGGCCGGCGCCGTTTCCGGATCGCCGAGGTCGACGACAGCGCCGCGCCCTATCTGACCGCCGACGTCGAGTGGCTGCCCGACCCGGCCGGGCCGGACGAGGTGGCCGAGCTGCTGGCCGCCCGGGTGATCGCGGTGTTCCGGCAGTACCTCGGCCTGATCCGCTCCGACCCGGAGGAGATCTCCGAGCAACTGCCGGAGGACCCGACCGTGCTCTCCCACCTGGTGGCGGCGACCGCGGCGCTCACCGTCGACGACCGGCAGCGGCTGTTGGCAATCGACGACACCGCCGCCCGCCTCCGCGCCGAGCTGCGGCTGCTCAACCGCGAGGCGGCTCTGCTGCGTCAGGTGCGGGCGGTTCCGGTGCCGCTGGCGGAACTGGCGTCCCCACCGACACCCAACTGA
- a CDS encoding DUF2567 domain-containing protein: MSPDNPDRERPVDEPDRSAPPRSSGATSPAAEQPLAAEQPPAAEQPLAAEQPPAAEQPPRGESPTESPADFAPPAAYQSSLELSFDEPRRPLRAVATVLGAVVALAVLGVPFGLLWAVLAPDTPVLKTVEGAIYAEPQPEQPIAADGWFSLLGLAFGLLVALALWIVLRRRRGPVGLLAAVLGALVAAPVAWQVGRRVGLATFDRLLATAPPGQAFTKPADLRAGGIDWLLGVLPVPHGNLLLPAFGAAIMYTLLAGWSRWPGLRPEPDPAGLSWVSVGTPVPPAAPEPPAPDAAEPPRG; the protein is encoded by the coding sequence GTGAGCCCGGACAACCCCGACCGTGAGCGGCCCGTCGACGAGCCCGACCGATCCGCGCCGCCCCGATCATCGGGCGCGACATCGCCGGCTGCCGAGCAGCCGCTAGCTGCCGAGCAGCCGCCGGCCGCCGAGCAGCCGCTAGCTGCCGAGCAGCCGCCGGCCGCCGAGCAGCCGCCGCGCGGCGAAAGCCCGACCGAGAGCCCTGCTGACTTCGCTCCTCCGGCGGCGTACCAGAGCTCGTTGGAGCTGAGTTTCGACGAGCCGCGCCGTCCGCTGCGGGCCGTGGCGACGGTGCTGGGTGCCGTGGTCGCGCTGGCCGTGCTGGGTGTGCCGTTCGGGCTGCTCTGGGCCGTGCTCGCGCCGGACACTCCGGTGCTCAAGACCGTCGAGGGGGCGATCTACGCCGAGCCGCAACCGGAGCAGCCGATCGCCGCGGACGGGTGGTTCAGCCTGCTCGGGCTCGCCTTCGGGCTGCTGGTGGCGCTGGCCCTGTGGATCGTGCTGCGGCGACGGCGTGGTCCCGTCGGGCTGCTCGCCGCGGTGCTCGGCGCGCTGGTCGCCGCGCCGGTGGCCTGGCAGGTGGGGCGGCGGGTCGGCCTGGCCACCTTCGACCGGTTGCTGGCCACCGCCCCGCCCGGACAGGCCTTCACCAAACCCGCGGACCTGCGGGCCGGTGGGATCGACTGGCTGCTCGGCGTGCTGCCGGTGCCGCACGGCAACCTGCTGTTGCCGGCGTTCGGCGCGGCGATCATGTACACCCTGCTGGCTGGCTGGTCGCGGTGGCCCGGGCTGCGCCCGGAGCCCGACCCGGCGGGGCTCAGTTGGGTGTCGGTGGGGACGCCAGTTCCGCCAGCGGCACCGGAACCGCCCGCACCTGACGCAGCAGAGCCGCCTCGCGGTTGA
- a CDS encoding MinD/ParA family ATP-binding protein — protein sequence MALGGRAVEGSETGWGRPAEPAPRWRALLDRARLGGRGAEPAEPDRHADEAPPDPLPRRAAPNGYAGRAPAIGHPAELSYGAEPTYRAEATYRVDPAYRAEPGYRAEPDYRSEPAYRTEPGYRAEPGYRAEPDYRAEPDFRAEPGYGAEPGYRAEPGYRAEPGYRVEPEYRAEPGYRAEPGYRAEPDFRAEPGYRVEPGYQPEPTYRAEPEPPARGPEPVQSRYALLDNGYRQGDPAVESRYALLETGYQPETGYPAPAPVTPPPPPVAPPPAPPVAPPPTPAVGSAIAERAYPTRVEWRPQGADPEQERANGVLKRDLGTPRVFAFANPKGGVHKTTATVLAAATVGSVRGQGVLAWDDNELRGTLGLRAGSARHARTIRHLITDLAQIEILEGSTLLGRLDDYLRHASDGSYDVLAGEESPRFAQRLDQFTVRRVLELLRRTHDVVCVDTGNNVESPNWRTVMQAADQLVVTTVPREDAAFSADWMLDLLHEEGMGELADNAITLISCPTPGRSTLQDDLERHFATRTRGVAVVPYDPALETGSSIEYHQLQPETREAWLRAAAMMVEPFAR from the coding sequence ATGGCGCTGGGAGGGCGGGCCGTGGAGGGCAGTGAGACCGGCTGGGGCCGGCCGGCCGAACCAGCGCCGCGCTGGCGCGCGTTGTTGGACCGTGCCCGGCTGGGTGGTCGCGGCGCGGAGCCGGCCGAGCCGGACCGGCACGCCGACGAGGCGCCGCCGGACCCGCTGCCGCGACGCGCGGCCCCCAACGGGTACGCCGGGCGGGCACCCGCCATCGGACATCCGGCCGAGCTGTCGTACGGCGCCGAGCCCACTTACCGGGCCGAGGCGACCTACCGCGTCGACCCCGCCTACCGGGCGGAGCCGGGCTACCGCGCCGAGCCGGACTACCGCTCGGAGCCGGCCTACCGGACCGAGCCGGGTTATCGGGCCGAGCCGGGCTATCGCGCTGAGCCGGACTATCGGGCTGAGCCGGACTTTCGTGCTGAGCCGGGCTATGGTGCCGAGCCGGGCTATCGGGCTGAGCCGGGTTATCGGGCGGAGCCGGGCTATCGGGTTGAGCCGGAATACCGGGCGGAGCCGGGCTATCGCGCTGAGCCGGGCTACCGTGCTGAGCCGGACTTTCGGGCCGAGCCAGGTTATCGGGTCGAGCCGGGTTACCAGCCGGAGCCGACGTACCGGGCCGAGCCCGAGCCGCCCGCGCGCGGACCCGAGCCGGTCCAGTCGCGCTACGCGCTGTTGGACAACGGCTACCGGCAGGGCGACCCGGCGGTCGAATCGCGGTACGCCCTGCTGGAGACCGGGTACCAACCCGAGACCGGCTACCCGGCACCCGCTCCGGTCACACCGCCGCCCCCACCGGTCGCACCCCCACCTGCCCCGCCGGTCGCGCCGCCACCCACCCCGGCGGTCGGCTCGGCGATCGCCGAACGCGCCTATCCGACCCGGGTCGAGTGGCGCCCGCAGGGCGCCGACCCGGAGCAGGAACGGGCCAACGGGGTGCTCAAGCGGGACCTGGGCACGCCCCGGGTGTTCGCCTTCGCCAACCCCAAGGGCGGGGTGCACAAGACCACCGCCACCGTGCTCGCCGCGGCCACGGTCGGCAGCGTGCGCGGGCAGGGCGTACTGGCCTGGGACGACAACGAGCTGCGCGGCACCCTCGGGCTGCGCGCCGGCAGCGCCCGGCACGCCCGGACGATCCGTCACCTGATCACCGACCTGGCCCAGATCGAGATCCTCGAAGGCTCGACCCTGCTGGGTCGGCTCGACGACTACCTGCGGCATGCCTCCGACGGCTCGTACGACGTGCTGGCCGGCGAGGAGAGCCCGCGCTTCGCCCAGCGGCTGGATCAGTTCACCGTCCGGCGGGTGTTGGAGCTGCTGCGACGCACCCACGACGTGGTCTGCGTGGACACCGGCAACAACGTGGAGAGCCCCAACTGGCGCACGGTGATGCAGGCCGCCGACCAGTTGGTGGTGACCACCGTGCCCCGGGAGGACGCGGCGTTCAGCGCCGACTGGATGCTCGACCTGCTGCACGAGGAGGGCATGGGCGAGTTGGCGGACAACGCGATCACCCTCATCTCCTGCCCGACCCCGGGCCGCTCGACGCTGCAGGACGACCTGGAGCGACACTTCGCCACCCGTACCCGTGGGGTGGCCGTGGTGCCGTACGACCCGGCGTTGGAGACCGGTTCGTCGATCGAGTACCACCAGCTCCAGCCGGAGACCCGGGAGGCGTGGCTGCGTGCGGCGGCGATGATGGTGGAGCCGTTCGCCCGGTGA